One genomic window of Stigmatopora nigra isolate UIUO_SnigA chromosome 13, RoL_Snig_1.1, whole genome shotgun sequence includes the following:
- the LOC144206134 gene encoding cdc42 effector protein 2 codes for MPLRTSLHRKPTSGRWSSRHSKRREVLSVNMISLPLADFRHVSHIGNNGQMDSFGDLSFLKMGHNLLLQSSQSEQNLFLACAPPPKPPRLNVEAEGSESPDWPAEHQDNGSQKRKKCSSMPLLDSEECETELVDEHKRGNNIATNHFSTAGWDDQSADSIGDKIEIQQNEEDNGFSFSLDLGPSILDDVLQVMDRLQH; via the coding sequence ATGCCACTGAGAACATCCTTGCACAGAAAGCCAACCTCTGGCCGTTGGTCAAGCAGACACTCAAAACGCCGAGAGGTTCTCTCTGTCAACATGATCAGTCTACCGCTGGCTGATTTCCGCCACGTTTCCCATATCGGAAATAACGGCCAAATGGACAGTTTCGGAGACCTTTCTTTCCTAAAAATGGGCCACAACTTACTTCTACAGAGCTCTCAAAGTGAGCAAAATCTCTTTTTAGCCTGCGCTCCACCACCAAAGCCCCCTCGTCTAAATGTGGAGGCAGAAGGTTCCGAAAGCCCAGACTGGCCTGCGGAACACCAGGACAATGGCAGccagaaaagaaagaaatgcagCTCTATGCCGCTGCTGGACAGCGAGGAATGCGAGACGGAATTAGTGGACGAGCATAAAAGAGGAAACAACATTGCAACCAATCACTTCTCCACCGCCGGATGGGATGACCAAAGTGCAGACAGCATTGGAGACaaaattgaaatacaacaaaacgAAGAAGACAATGGCTTTTCTTTTAGCCTCGACCTGGGTCCTTCCATTTTAGACGATGTACTGCAAGTGATGGACAGACTTCAACATTGA
- the dnajc17 gene encoding dnaJ homolog subfamily C member 17, producing MSGKAKDILQLDLYGLLEITNTATAKEIKKAYRKKALKCHPDKNPDNPKAAELFHQLSQALEVLTDAAAKAAYDQVCAAKKRAEERNNKLDAKRKKIKLDLEERERRAEAQTQDEVQITRTLEEEIIRLREEGSRQLEEEQKLIREQIQREREEQQNIGDYSHPSSNCSRSKVTPKLKLKWKCKKDDVTNGGYSQEFILKLLQKYGDVSNVIVSTKKQGSAVVEFATVKAAELAVKNESGRSENPLKILWLEGQPEVDPASQFMPAQGSLSNERDYESVVMMKMRQAAERQRLIQQMQEEDEEEGAKS from the exons ATGTCTGGGAAGGCGAAGGATATCTTGCAGCTGGATCTCTATGGGTTGCTTGAAATTACAAACACTGCTACAGCCAAGGAG ATCAAAAAAGCATATCGAAAGAAAGCACTAAAATGCCATCCAGACAAGAACCCCGACAACCCAAAAGCAG CGGAGCTTTTCCATCAGTTGTCTCAAGCTTTGGAGGTGCTGACTGATGCTGCTGCCAAG GCTGCTTATGATCAAGTTTGTGCTGCCAAAAAACGAGCAGAAGAACGAAACAACAAACTTGATGCGAAGAGGAAGAAGATTAAGCTTG ACCTTGAGGAAAGGGAACGAAGAGCAGAAGCTCAGACGCAAGATGAAGTGCAGATAACAAGAACACTTGAGGAAGAA ATTATTCGTTTGAGGGAGGAGGGATCTAGACAACTTGAGGAAGAACAGAAGCTCATCAGAGAACAGattcaaagagagagagaagaacaGCAGAACATTGGAGACTACAGTCACCCAA GTTCAAATTGTTCCAGGAGCAAAGTCACCCCTAAATTGAAG ttaaaatggaaGTGTAAAAAGGATGATGTGACAAATGGTGGCTACTCTCAAGAGTTCATTCTCAAACTTTTACAAAAG TATGGAGATGTTTCTAATGTGATCGTCTCAACAAAGAAGCAAGGAAGTGCAGTTGTTGAATTTGCAACTGTAAAAGCAGCT GAACTGGCAGTAAAGAATGAAAGTGGCCGGAGTGAAAATCCATTGAAGATCCTTTGGTTAGAAGGCCAGCCTGAAGTTGATCCTGCATCTCAATTCATGCCTGCACAG gGTTCCTTGTCCAATGAACGTGACTACGAGAGTGTAGTGATGATGAAAATGAGGCAAGCTGCCGAGCGACAGCGGCTCATTCAGCAAATgcaagaggaggatgaggaggaaggcGCTAAATCCTAG
- the gchfr gene encoding GTP cyclohydrolase 1 feedback regulatory protein, translating into MPYILISTQIRLESGPTNVGDEYSDPAVMNYLGARKTTVLGNNFAEYRVEEPPRLVLDKLEKIGYRLMSMTGVGQTLVWCLHKEIKEVE; encoded by the exons ATGCCTTACATACTGATCAGCACGCAGATCAGACTG GAAAGCGGCCCAACCAATGTGGGAGATGAGTATTCTGACCCAGCTGTCATGAATTACTTGGGAGCAAGAAAAACAACTGTGCTCGGAAATAATTT TGCAGAGTATCGTGTGGAAGAACCGCCTCGCCTGGTGTTGGACAAGCTGGAGAAGATTGGCTACCGCCTGATGAGCATGACAGGGGTGGGACAGACACTTGTGTGGTGCCTTCATAAAGAGATTAAAGAAGTGGAGTGA